The DNA region TTTTGGGAATTGCTACGTACTGTTGCAACAGCTCGCATAGTTTTTCCTCATTCTATGGTTCGACTTGCTGCAGGACGTTCTTTTCTTTCTATTGAACAACAAACCTTATGCTTCTTAGCTGGTGCTAATTCTATATTCTACGGTGAAAAGCTTCTCACAGTGAAAAATAGTGACGTAAACGACGATAACTTCATGCTGGACTTGCTAGGCATGCATCATCGTCCAGCGTTTTCTGTAGAAAGAGGCAATCCATGCCATTCCACTTGCTGTTAAAGTCAAACCTGAATCAACAAAAGAAAAAGGGTATATATCGAGAACTATCTTGTTATCCCAATCTTGTGGATTTGACTTCCAATGACTACTTAGGTTTGTCTAGATCTAGAGAATTTAAGAAATCTCTTGAAAACTCTTTTAATCAGATTTCGCAATTAGGATCGACAGGATCGCGTTTATTGTCAGGACACTCTACTTATGCTCAGGAAGTAGAGAAAAAAATAGCTGAATATCATGGGATGGAAGATGCCTTGGTGTTCAATAGCGGGTATACTGCAAATTTAGGATTGCTGTCCTCCTTGGCAACAGCTCAAGATAGAATAGTCTATGACATACGTATTCATGCCTCTATCCACGATGGCATCCGCTTGTCAAAAGCTACAAGTTTTCCCTTTCGTCATAATGATGTTGCGCACTTAAAACAAAGATTAGCACGCCCTCATAATGGTAATACCTTTGTGTGTATAGAGTCTATTTATTCACTGCATGGTTCTGTAGCACCCCTGCAAGCTATTTGTGAATTATGTAATGAATATTCAGCTTATCTAATAGTAGACGAGGCGCATGCTTTAGGAATACTTGGAGAGCAAGGCGAGGGTCTTGTATCTTCACTAGGACTACAAAACTCCGTAGCTGCAACAGTGTATACATTCGGCAAGGCTCTAGGAATACATGGGGCGGCAGTTGCTGGACAATCCGTGCTAAAAGATTACCTCATTAATTTCTGTCGTCCATTCATTTACACTACAGCACCATCGCACCACACTTTCTTACTAATAGATCTCGCATATCAATATAATCAAGCTGCAACATCACAGAGAAAACACTTGCAAGATCTTACTCTTTATTTCCGAAGAGTGGCATCGACATTGGGATTGTCGATATCTGAGGAAAACTCTACAACCCCTATTCAATCTATATGTGTTCCTGGACATGTCATGGTTCGTACGTTAGCATCCAAGTTACAAGAACATGGCTTTGACGTTCGCCCTATTGTTAGTCCCTCAGTACAGAAGAACAAAGAACTTTTAAGAATATGTTTACACGCTTTTAACACCAAAAAAGAAGTTGACGCCTTCCTTCTTAAATTACACGAAATTAGAAAAGATATATGCGTATCATTGTAGCTGGAATTCATACGGGTGTAGGAAAAACTCTTACTAGCGCAATCCTTACACAAGTATTAAACGCGGAATATTGGAAACCTATACAAGCAGGTTCTCTAGATTTTACGGATACTGATTTCGTTCGTAAACTTACAGGAGCTAAATGTCATCCTGAAAGTTATTGCTTTGCGCATAGCCTATCACCTCATTTATCAGCACGTCTAGAAAATACCTCTATAGATGAAAACAAAATTCGCATTCCCGAGACACCCTCTCATTTAATCATAGAAACATTCGGGGGCTTCCTCTCTCCATGTACTACTCAGATACTTCAAGGAGACTTATTGTCGACATGGCCTTGCCAATGGGTACTTGTCAGTTCACATTATCTCGGTAGTATTAACCATACTTTCTTGACACTAGAGGCCATGACAATGAGAAACTTAGATATTTTAGGGTTGGTATTAAATCAATATCCTAGGAAAGAACAGGAAGATATTATAGAACTCTCCAAACTACCTCTCATAGGTGCCATACAGCATGAACATAGTATTTCCAAGGAGAGAGTGCTATATTATGCTAGCTTATGGAAAAAAAATTTAAATCTATTAGATAACGTCTGCTCTCCAATACTAAAAAGATGAAAAGCATGGCTTCTTATATTTGGCATCCGTTCTATCAACCACGCTTAGATCCTGAGCCCTTACATATTGTTCGAGGGTCGGGTGCTTACCTATATACCGCAGACGAAACGAAGTATCTAGATGCCATATCATCTTGGTGGTGTAACCTCCATGGGCACGCCCATCCTTTCATAGCAAAAAAAATTGCACAACAAGCAAGACAACTGGAGCATGTAATTTTTGCTAACGCTACGCACCCACCAGCAATAGACCTCGTTAACAAACTTATTCCTATACTTCCTAAAGGTATAAAGCGCTGTTTTTTTTCTGACAATGGTTCTTGTGCGATAGAAGTAGCAATAAAAATGGCTACGCAATACTTTCATAACCAACGAATAAAAAAACAAAGTTTCGTTTGCTTACGTGATGGCTATCATGGAGATACCATAGGAGCAATGTCCTTAGTAGCACCAACTGTATTTTCGCAACCATTTCACCGATTACTTTTTAAAAGTGACATCATAGATCCCCCTATCTATGGGCAGGAAGAGAAATCAATAAAACAAGCAGAATCCCTGTTCTCGACA from Chlamydia ibidis 10-1398/6 includes:
- a CDS encoding aminotransferase class I/II-fold pyridoxal phosphate-dependent enzyme — protein: MPFHLLLKSNLNQQKKKGIYRELSCYPNLVDLTSNDYLGLSRSREFKKSLENSFNQISQLGSTGSRLLSGHSTYAQEVEKKIAEYHGMEDALVFNSGYTANLGLLSSLATAQDRIVYDIRIHASIHDGIRLSKATSFPFRHNDVAHLKQRLARPHNGNTFVCIESIYSLHGSVAPLQAICELCNEYSAYLIVDEAHALGILGEQGEGLVSSLGLQNSVAATVYTFGKALGIHGAAVAGQSVLKDYLINFCRPFIYTTAPSHHTFLLIDLAYQYNQAATSQRKHLQDLTLYFRRVASTLGLSISEENSTTPIQSICVPGHVMVRTLASKLQEHGFDVRPIVSPSVQKNKELLRICLHAFNTKKEVDAFLLKLHEIRKDICVSL
- the bioD gene encoding dethiobiotin synthase codes for the protein MRIIVAGIHTGVGKTLTSAILTQVLNAEYWKPIQAGSLDFTDTDFVRKLTGAKCHPESYCFAHSLSPHLSARLENTSIDENKIRIPETPSHLIIETFGGFLSPCTTQILQGDLLSTWPCQWVLVSSHYLGSINHTFLTLEAMTMRNLDILGLVLNQYPRKEQEDIIELSKLPLIGAIQHEHSISKERVLYYASLWKKNLNLLDNVCSPILKR